The Cytobacillus sp. NJ13 sequence TCTTTAAATGGATGATGGCTTCTTTGCAATTCTGTAAGTTTAGAAAATAAATGCCCCATATATGTTCGAGGAGACTTCTTTCAAAACGATCAAGTGTATTCCAAGCTTTCTGGCAGCTGTCTAAAAGCACTTTGCTCTTATCAAACTCTCCTTGCATGAGGTGGTAGCGAGCCAAAAGGATTGAATGAAAATATTTTGTTTCTGAAAAATGCAGGTAAGGATTTTGGGCTAATTCCTCTTTAATTAATTCTATATCTTCTTTTTGCTGTTTAACCATGGCATCCAGCCACTCATGAAGTTTAGTTTCCAGCATATCAAACTTTTCAAGCTCTTTTATAAGATCTATGTTCAGCCGTTTACAGATCAGATTTGTGATTTCAGACGAATATTGTGTATGTCCCCGCTCTATTTTACTGATATGAGTCACAGAACAAATCCCTTCGCCCAGCTGCGTTTGGGTTAATCCAGCGCGTTCCCGGTAATATTTTATAATTAAGCCTTCCTTCAAAACAGCATCCCCCCTGTGGTTCTGAATAGTATCGTAGCATACCTTATTGGCTGGAAACAGATAGCCAGGAAATGTCAGATGTCTGTTTTTTCCAAAGGATCTTGGGATATTATTCCTAAGAGGTTTTTAAAGATTTCAATTTGGGGTAATTCAAAAGAGCCTTTTTTACCAGAATGTGAGAAAGTTAATAGAAATTAGGTTAGGGAATATGTCTTTAATACTATTTTAATAGAAGGAGATCCTGAGATCTGGATATAAAGTTCTGAAATTCAACAGATGACTCCTTTTAAATTCCCCCAATTTACTTCTCTCAGACCCGGCCCTACAATTAATTGTATGAATAGTTAAAAAATATAGATTTATCAGTGGGAAAGGGCGGGGAAGAAATGAAAGTGAAAAAAGGGGTACCCTATAAGGTGCTGGCTTCTGCATTGGCAGCAGCAATGCTATTCGGGGGAACAGTCTCGGCACAAGGAGCTCAGGAAGATCAGATCGAGGCTCCAAGTGTTGAAGACATTGTTAAGCAGGGGCAGAAAATATTTTTGGACCAGCAATATCAGGCTGAAGCAAAGGCAGTGGACAAGCTGGGATATAAGGATCTGAAAGAAAAAGGGTTAACGAAACCATATGAGCCAAATGAAATTTTACGTGTAATTGTTGAGGTCGAACAGCCTGCAGATGCTGAAAAAACGAAACAAAGCAAAAAAAGTAAAATGAAGGCAAAACAAGACGAGGTTATTTCAGCGCTTTCCAAGAAAAAAACTTTCAAGAAAGTGAAGCATCGCTTTTATGAGGGGTTTAATGGTTTCAGCCTGGAAACCGAGTTTCGTAATTTAAAAGAAATTCAGGCAATTCCTGGTGTCACTAACGTACATATTGCGAGAACATTTCAGCCATCCATGGGTGCCAGCAAGGAATTAGTGCAGGCACAGAAGGTTTGGGAGGAGCATGGCTATGAAGGCGAAGGGCTGCTTGTTGCTGTCGTTGACTCCGGATTGGACTATACACACCAGGATATGATATTGACGGATGATGGGAAAGACAAGCAGAAATGGTCTGAGGGAGGAATTCAGGCAAAACTCTCTGAAACAGAAATTAATGACGTCTGGTATAGTGACAAAGTGCCGACAGGCTATGACTGGGCCGATCAAGATGCGGATGTCATACCCCGCGGACAGTATGGAAGTCCACATGGCATGCATGTCGCCGGTACAGTAGGTGCTAATGGCGATGAGGAAAATGATGGGGTCAAGGGGATTGCTCCCGGTGTCCAGTTATTAGCCGAAAAGGTATTTTCTGATAACGGCGGAGGAGCTTATGAAGATGATATTATTGCTGGAATTGAACACGCTGTGACAATGAGGGCTGATGTCATTAACATGAGTCTTGGGTCAGATGCCGGCTTTGTTGGAGAAGAAAATGATCCAATCCAAAAGTCAATCCGGGAAGCAACTGAGCAGGGCACCCTAGTGGTAGTTGCTGGAGGCAATTCATCTTACAGCACAAAAAATAATATTTTGGAGGCTTCTGCCAAGCCATACGCGGAAAATCCGGATATCGGCACTGTCGGAGAACCTTCTGTAAGCCCGTTTGCGCTATCAGTAGCATCCTATGAAAATACTAAATTGCATATGAATGCACTTACTGATGAAAGCGGTTTGCAACTTCCATATCAGGATCAGACCCATGTAAACTTCAAGCTATCAAAAGTTCTATCATCAGGAGAAAGTTATGAAATGGTCTATGTAGGGGAAGGAAAGACAGCTGATTTTGCCGGGAAAGATGTTGCAGGCAAAATTGTCGTGGCAAAGCCAGAACAAAAATATGGTTTATATTCATATGTACAATCTGAAGCCAGAAAAAATGGTGCCAAGGCGGTTATCCTTGTACCGCCTCATGATGAAGCTGATTATCCTTTCTTGTATTTTAGCCCGTACTTAACCCCTGCAGCAACAACCAGCAAGGAGGACGGGAATGCTTTAATTTCGCAGCTGTCTAAGGGACAAACAGTGAAGATGCAGATGAGCAAAGGTGTTTGGGTGGATAATGCTGATAAAGATAACATGTCAGACTTTTCATCTTTTGGAACGCCGCACACGCTTGACATCAAACCTGAGCTATCAGCACCAGGCGGAGGGATTTATTCCACTGTTCCCGGCAATGAATATGAAATAATGAGCGGTACGTCCATGGCGGCGCCTCATGTCGCAGGCGGATCAGCTTTGCTGCTTCAGGCTTTATATGAAAAAGGATTGCCGCAATCCAAAGAAACGGCATTAAAAGCGAAAATCGCCTTAATGAATACGTCAAAAATCATTCAGGATCCGCGGGCAAATAGCCAGGTCCCTTACTCACCACGCCTACAGGGATCCGGATTAATGCAAATACAAAATGCGATCAAAACACCTGTACTTGTCACAAATAAAAATGCTCCTTTGGAACAGGCAGGAGCGGTTGCTCTTAAGGAGATTAATGAGAAAGCACACTTCAAACTGAATGTCGAAGCACTTCAAAATGCTGAAGTGAAAGAATTGGAATATAAAGTGTACGTTGATGTTTTAACCGACGAAACTGAAACAAAAGAGTTTGACTTGGACAATGACGGTAATTTGGATACCAAGGAATATTTAACAATGACCAGCAAGCGGATTTCAGGTGCTTCTGCCATCGTAAATGGTGAAAAAGTGACCGGCAAAGAAGGAAAAACGCTTAAAATTAAGCCAGGACAAAATAAGAGTTTGGATGTACAGATTCAATTGCCGGATAGCCTGAAAAAGGGCACATTTGTCGAAGGATATGTCCGTCTTGTGCCAACGGGTAAAAACAATGACGCCGCTGTGCCGCTAACAATTCCATATATGGGCTACTTTGGACAATGGGACAAGCCGCAAAACCTCGACCCAGCTGCATGGGAGAAAGATGCTTTTTTAGGATATACCGTGCTTTGGAACGATGAAGGCGCGCAATTCCCAATGGGATATGACCCATATACTGGAACATTTAATATGGATCGAATTGTCATTTCTCCAAATGCTGTATTGCCTGGTGTATTCCCAACCTTTACAGCTCTCCGCAATTTACAAAAGACAGAAATGTACGTGGAGAATGATAAAGGGGAAACCATAAATTATTTAGGCGACTTCAGTGAATATACAGGAAAACCATGGAAATTCCGCAAAAATATCATGGCTTTCCGTGACTATATGATTAACGGCTATTTATGGGACGTTAAGGATCAAAACGGGAAATTCGTTAAAGATGGCACTTATCAATATGTGATCAAGACAACACTTGATTACAAGGATGCCAAACCTCAGGAAGTAAGGCTTCCGGTTCACGTAGACTCAGTTGCACCAATAGTCTCGGATATTCAAGTAAAGCCAAAGGACGGCCAATATGAGATTTCCTTCAAGTCAGAAGATAACGAAGGGGGGAGCGGCTATAATGGTGCAATCATCTGGTATAACGGGAAGTATATGCCGCTGGAACCTGGAAAAACTTCAGCCCTTGTAAAAGAAGAACCGAAGAGCGTCGTCGTATTGGGTGTCGACCATGCATTAAACCAGAGCTATGCTGTATGGGGCGATCCTTCCTATATTAATGAAGGAATGCTGGTGAGCTACTTCAGTGTTTATCCTAATAAAAATGTGAATGCAAACACGCCTGCCGGCATCAATGCATTTGCAAATAACCGCGTAAACTGGACAGTGAACATTAAAGATGAAGCAGGAAAAACCGTTGACACAATCAATGTGGAAAACGAACATGAAATTCACTTGAAGTGGACTCCAGACGCAGATCTTCCGAATGGAACTTACACCATTAGTGCGGATGTATCAAGTAAGCAGGGCTTTAAAGTGACCACGAGTCCTAAAACTGTTACAGTATTTCAGAACTAAAACGATCAAAAGCCATGGACGGTAAAAAGGTCCATGGCTTTTTAATATTTTGCAATGCCTTAGGTTCAGGCAGAAACAGATGTGTTCAATTTTTTTAGAGCTGAAGCTTCTTTCTTCCCATGCAGGAAATAATATAAAATGGCTGATAATAAAACAAAGATTGCCATCATACCATAGAGTTTCCCATAGCCTGTAATCGGAATAACGAATCCCAGCAAATAAGGTCCAAATCCCAAGCCTGCATCAAGAAATATGAAGAAAGTTGATGTCGCAAGCCCCATCCGATGTGCAGGTGTCAGCTTGACGGCCACTGCCTGGGTGCAGGACTGCATGTTTCCAAATCCCAGCCCAATCAGCGCTCCAGCCAATAGCAGGGTAAAACTGCTGTTGGCTGCGCTAAGCACAAACATGCCTGCCGCAAATAAGATAAAAGCGGGGTACATAACATAATTTGCTCCTTTAAGATCCATCAGCCGCCCGGTAAATGGACGTGAAACCAGGACAGCGGCCGAGTAGATAAGAAAGAAAAAGCTCGCAGCCTTGACTAAATCGACTTCTATCGCATAAAAATTGATAAAAGAGAGGACCCCGGAATAACCGAATGCGATTGCCAGTGTGATGAATGCAATCGGGACTGCTTTTGGCTCGATAAAGCTGGAAATTTGGAAGCCCTGCTTTTTCACACCTGAGGTTTCTATTGCAGGAACATATAAAATGAAGGATGTAATCAGGGCAATGATGCCGATGGCCAGACAGAAGACAAAAATCATTTGGAAAGAAACTTTTTGCAGCATCAATAAGCCAATAAATGGTCCAACAGCTGTCGAAAGCGTAGTGCTCATGCTGAAGTAGCCAATTCCTTCTCCTTTTCGGGCTGCAGGAATAATTTGTGCTGCGATGGTCCCAGTCGCCGTACTCGCCACACCTAAAGCAATGCCGTGTATAAACCTGGTAACCAGAAGGAAAGCAATTCCAATGTTCACGAAATATAAAAGAGTCGTCAGCGTAAAAAAGATCAAACCGATAAAAAGTGTT is a genomic window containing:
- a CDS encoding S8 family serine peptidase, translated to MKVKKGVPYKVLASALAAAMLFGGTVSAQGAQEDQIEAPSVEDIVKQGQKIFLDQQYQAEAKAVDKLGYKDLKEKGLTKPYEPNEILRVIVEVEQPADAEKTKQSKKSKMKAKQDEVISALSKKKTFKKVKHRFYEGFNGFSLETEFRNLKEIQAIPGVTNVHIARTFQPSMGASKELVQAQKVWEEHGYEGEGLLVAVVDSGLDYTHQDMILTDDGKDKQKWSEGGIQAKLSETEINDVWYSDKVPTGYDWADQDADVIPRGQYGSPHGMHVAGTVGANGDEENDGVKGIAPGVQLLAEKVFSDNGGGAYEDDIIAGIEHAVTMRADVINMSLGSDAGFVGEENDPIQKSIREATEQGTLVVVAGGNSSYSTKNNILEASAKPYAENPDIGTVGEPSVSPFALSVASYENTKLHMNALTDESGLQLPYQDQTHVNFKLSKVLSSGESYEMVYVGEGKTADFAGKDVAGKIVVAKPEQKYGLYSYVQSEARKNGAKAVILVPPHDEADYPFLYFSPYLTPAATTSKEDGNALISQLSKGQTVKMQMSKGVWVDNADKDNMSDFSSFGTPHTLDIKPELSAPGGGIYSTVPGNEYEIMSGTSMAAPHVAGGSALLLQALYEKGLPQSKETALKAKIALMNTSKIIQDPRANSQVPYSPRLQGSGLMQIQNAIKTPVLVTNKNAPLEQAGAVALKEINEKAHFKLNVEALQNAEVKELEYKVYVDVLTDETETKEFDLDNDGNLDTKEYLTMTSKRISGASAIVNGEKVTGKEGKTLKIKPGQNKSLDVQIQLPDSLKKGTFVEGYVRLVPTGKNNDAAVPLTIPYMGYFGQWDKPQNLDPAAWEKDAFLGYTVLWNDEGAQFPMGYDPYTGTFNMDRIVISPNAVLPGVFPTFTALRNLQKTEMYVENDKGETINYLGDFSEYTGKPWKFRKNIMAFRDYMINGYLWDVKDQNGKFVKDGTYQYVIKTTLDYKDAKPQEVRLPVHVDSVAPIVSDIQVKPKDGQYEISFKSEDNEGGSGYNGAIIWYNGKYMPLEPGKTSALVKEEPKSVVVLGVDHALNQSYAVWGDPSYINEGMLVSYFSVYPNKNVNANTPAGINAFANNRVNWTVNIKDEAGKTVDTINVENEHEIHLKWTPDADLPNGTYTISADVSSKQGFKVTTSPKTVTVFQN
- a CDS encoding MFS transporter, which codes for MNQPKPKLWTKDFIIVSSVNFFLTLIFYLLMVTIAVFAVDYYSATTSQAGLVTGIFIIGTLIGRLYIGRAIDNIGRKKTLFIGLIFFTLTTLLYFVNIGIAFLLVTRFIHGIALGVASTATGTIAAQIIPAARKGEGIGYFSMSTTLSTAVGPFIGLLMLQKVSFQMIFVFCLAIGIIALITSFILYVPAIETSGVKKQGFQISSFIEPKAVPIAFITLAIAFGYSGVLSFINFYAIEVDLVKAASFFFLIYSAAVLVSRPFTGRLMDLKGANYVMYPAFILFAAGMFVLSAANSSFTLLLAGALIGLGFGNMQSCTQAVAVKLTPAHRMGLATSTFFIFLDAGLGFGPYLLGFVIPITGYGKLYGMMAIFVLLSAILYYFLHGKKEASALKKLNTSVSA